From the Solanum stenotomum isolate F172 chromosome 4, ASM1918654v1, whole genome shotgun sequence genome, one window contains:
- the LOC125861633 gene encoding receptor-like protein 33 encodes MARANELVLSSIPRHDTTKPGLQESGHVITLDLQKQFLQGEFGISLLGLPHLRHLDMSQIDFQGAHIPDFISSFKNLEYLNLSKTNFRGEIPENLGNLSRLQFLDLSGYYSLRVNNLKWIQPLVSMKILDLSGVNLRSTENWLHDINMLSSLSELRLSACQLTTIFPELLPTSVNFTSLRILDLSLNYFYTSIPSWLFNTSHNLVYLNLSRSSFMGYLPPTLPSKLKYLDISDNHMEGPLARSITQLKQLVVLNVARNSFNNSITEHFLNFTDLRMLDLSSNSFIFNVSATWMPRFQLNFISLQSCGLGAQFPQWIQTPKELSFIDISRANISGEVPDWFWNFSAKVYHIDLSQNYFLGEVPEFTERVHLTQLDLSDNNFHGPLPHFSPNMLTLILARNSFNRTIAPVCESLVMNNSLSLLDLSSNSLSGQLLDCWRYGKNLQGLNLAYNDLSGEIPHSIGDLANLFFLQLQNYSFSKNLPSSLKNVSGLKILDVSENNFIWKGIKLVRREFKYSRGS; translated from the exons ATGGCAAGGGCAAATGAACTTGTTCTCAGCAGTATTCCACGGCACGACACAACCAAG CCAGGGCTTCAAGAATCCGGGCACGTGATCACTCTTGATCTGCAAAAGCAATTCTTGCAAGGTGAGTTTGGGATTTCCTTACTTGGTTTGCCACATTTAAGACACTTGGACATGAGCCAAATTGATTTCCAGGGGGCACATATTCCTGATTTTATTTCCAGTTTTAAGAACTTGGAGTATCTCAATTTGTCTAAAACGAATTTTAGGGGAGAAATTCCTGAGAATCTTGGCAATCTGTCGCGGTTGCAGTTTCTTGATCTGAGTGGTTATTATTCACTCCGGGTGAATAACCTTAAGTGGATTCAGCCTCTCGTCTCTATGAAGATTCTTGATTTGAGTGGTGTTAACCTTAGAAGCACGGAAAACTGGCTACATGACATCAATATGTTAAGTTCTCTTTCAGAATTACGTTTGTCTGCTTGTCAGCTTACTACAATATTTCCTGAATTGCTTCCGACTTCTGTGAATTTCACATCCCTTCGGATTCTTGATCTTtcattaaactatttttatacTTCGATTCCTAGCTGGTTGTTCAACACAAGCCACAATCTTGTTTATCTGAATCTCTCAAGGAGCTCGTTTATGGGCTATTTACCACCAACCCTGCCATCAAAGCTGAAATACTTGGATATTTCTGATAATCATATGGAAGGTCCTTTAGCAAGAAGCATCACACAACTTAAGCAATTAGTTGTCCTCAATGTTGCTCGGAactctttcaataactcaattaCAGAACATTTCTTGAATTTCACTGACTTGAGAATGTTAGACTTGTCATCCAACTCATTTATCTTCAATGTAAGCGCAACTTGGATGCCTCGTTTTCAACTTAACTTTATAAGCCTGCAGTCTTGCGGACTTGGTGCACAATTTCCTCAGTGGATTCAGACACCAAAAGAGTTGTCATTTATTGATATCTCTCGTGCTAATATCTCAGGAGAAGTGCCTGATTGGTTCTGGAATTTTTCTGCCAAGGTTTATCACATAGACCTTTCGCAAAACTATTTCCTAGGAGAAGTCCCTGAATTTACAGAGAGAGTTCATCTTACACAATTGGACCTGAGTGATAACAATTTTCATGGTCCTTTGCCTCATTTTTCACCCAATATGTTGACTCTGATTTTGGCAAGAAACTCCTTTAACAGAACTATCGCCCCTGTATGTGAATCGCTTGTCATGAATAACTCTCTGAGTCTTTTAGACCTATCCTCAAATTCTCTATCAGGACAACTTTTAGACTGTTGGAGATATGGGAAGAATTTGCAAGGATTGAATTTAGCCTATAATGATCTATCAGGGGAGATACCTCATTCCATCGGAGATCTTGCTAATCTATTCTTTCTGCAATTGCAAAACTACAGTTTCTCCAAAAATCTGCCTTCATCATTGAAGAACGTAAGTGGTCTAAAAATTCTTGACGTttctgaaaataattttatctggAAAGGTATCAAATTGGTTAGGAGAGAGTTTAAGTACTCTAGAGGTTCTTAA
- the LOC125861634 gene encoding receptor-like protein EIX1, with product MLSWRLDENCCQWKGVECDNTTGHVITLDLQKQFLQGEFRISLLGLPHLRHLDMSQIDFQGAHIPDFISNFKNLEYLNLSKTNFRGEIPENLGNLSRLQFLDLSGYYSLRVNSLKWIQPLSSMKILDLSGVNMRSAENWLHDINMLSCLSELRLSACQLTTFPELLPSFVNFTSLRILDLSLNYFNTRIPSWLFNTSHNLVYLNLSTSQLNGLFPNAFGNMSSLRVLDLSGNSLLGNLSHSFEKMSSLSFLNLSRNSFTGYLPPTLPSKLKYLDISFNQMKGPLARSITQLKQLVVLNVARNSFKDSITEHFLNFTDLRVLDLSSNSFIFNVSATWMPRFQLDFISLQSCGLGAQFPQWIQTQKELSFIDISRANISGEVPDWLWNFSAKVHHIYLSRNNFTGELPEFRERVHFTQLDLSDNNFHGPLPHFSPNMMTLILARNSFNGTIAPVCESLVMNNSLSLLDLSSNSLSGQLLDCWRYGKNLQGLNLGHNDLSGEIPHSMGELANLFFLQLQNNSFSKNLPSSLENVSGLKILDVSENSLSGKIPIWLGESLSTLEILKLSRNGFDGIIPREICQLKYLYFLDLSSNALSGFIPRCVDNLRTMSGEEEAPSFTYGPYADYRIHGMFVFKGSSLKISFWWFIIVIDLSDNQLSGDIPEEITSLTALKGLNLSWNHFTGTIPRYIHKMQLLESLDLSRNKLKSSTWKTI from the exons ATGTTATCTTGGAGGCTTGACGAAAATTGCTGTCAATGGAAAGGTGTGGAATGCGATAACACAACCGGGCATGTGATCACTCTTGATCTGCAAAAGCAATTCTTGCAAGGTGAGTTTAGGATTTCTTTACTTGGTTTGCCACATTTAAGACACTTAGACATGAGCCAAATTGATTTCCAGGGGGCACATATTCCTGATTTTATTTCCAATTTTAAAAACTTGGAGTATCTCAATTTGTCTAAAACGAATTTTAGGGGAGAAATTCCTGAGAATCTTGGCAATCTGTCGCGGTTGCAGTTTCTTGATCTGAGTGGTTATTATTCACTCCGTGTGAATAGCCTTAAGTGGATTCAGCCGCTCTCCTCTATGAAGATTCTTGATTTGAGTGGTGTTAACATGAGAAGCGCGGAAAACTGGCTACATGACATCAATATGTTAAGTTGTCTTTCAGAATTACGTTTGTCTGCTTGTCAGCTTACTACATTTCCTGAATTGCTTCCGAGTTTTGTGAATTTCACATCCCTTCGGATTCTTGATCTTTCATTAAACTATTTTAATACTAGGATTCCTAGCTGGTTGTTCAACACAAGCCACAATCTTGTTTATCTTAATCTTTCGACAAGTCAGCTGAACGGTTTATTTCCAAATGCCTTTGGCAACATGAGTTCACTTAGAGTGCTTGATCTTTCTGGGAACTCTCTCCTAGGCAATCTTTCACATtcctttgagaaaatgagttcactttcttttcttaatctcTCAAGGAACTCGTTTACGGGCTATTTACCACCAACCCTGCCATCAAAGCTGAAATACTTGGATATTTCTTTTAATCAAATGAAAGGTCCTTTAGCAAGAAGCATCACACAACTTAAGCAATTAGTTGTCCTCAATGTTGCTCGGAACTCTTTCAAGGACTCGATTACAGAACATTTCTTGAATTTCACTGACTTGAGAGTGTTAGACTTGTCATCCAACTCATTTATCTTCAATGTAAGCGCGACTTGGATGCCTCGTTTTCAACTTGACTTTATAAGCCTGCAGTCTTGCGGACTTGGTGCACAATTTCCTCAGTGGATTCAGACACAAAAAGAGTTGTCATTTATTGATATCTCTCGTGCTAATATCTCAGGAGAAGTGCCTGATTGGTTGTGGAATTTTTCTGCCAAGGTTCATCATATATACCTTTCGCGAAATAATTTCACAGGGGAATTGCCTGAATTTAGAGAAAGAGTTCATTTTACACAATTGGACCTGAGTGATAACAATTTCCATGGTCCTTTGCCTCATTTTTCACCCAATATGATGACACTGATTTTGGCAAGAAACTCCTTTAACGGTACTATCGCTCCTGTATGTGAATCGCTTGTCATGAATAACTCTCTGAGTCTTCTAGACCTATCCTCAAATTCTCTATCAGGACAACTTTTAGACTGTTGGAGATATGGGAAGAATTTGCAAGGATTGAATTTAGGCCATAATGACCTATCAGGGGAGATACCTCATTCCATGGGAGAGCTTGCTAATCTCTTCTTTCTGCAATTGCAAAACAACAGTTTCTCCAAAAATCTGCCTTCATCATTGGAGAACGTAAGTGGACTAAAAATTCTTGATGTTTCTGAAAATAGTTTATCtggaaagataccaatttggtTAGGGGAGAGTTTAAGTACTCTAGAGATTCTTAAATTAAGCAGAAACGGTTTTGACGGAATTATTCCCAGGGAGATTTGCCAGCTTAAATACTTGTATTTTTTGGACCTTAGTTCCAATGCACTATCAGGATTCATTCCAAGGTGTGTTGATAATCTCCGCACCATGTCCGGAGAAGAGGAGGCCCCTTCCTTTACTTATGGACCCTATGCAGATTACAGGATTCATGGAATGTTCGTTTTTAAGGGAAGCAGTTTGAAGATCTCTTTTTGGTGGTTCATCATAGTAATTGATCTATCAGACAACCAATTATCAGGGGATATTCCCGAGGAAATCACCAGCCTTACTGCACTGAAAGGATTGAATTTATCATGGAATCATTTCACAGGAACAATTCCACGTTACATTCACAAAATGCAGCTTTTGGAATCTCTTGATCTTTCAAGGAATAAGCT GAAAAGTTCCACATGGaaaacaatttga
- the LOC125863338 gene encoding cytochrome b6-f complex iron-sulfur subunit, chloroplastic, translating into MASSTLSHVTPSQLCSSKSGVSSVSQALLVKPMKINGHGMGKDKRMKVKCMAASIPADDRVPDMEKRNLMNLLLLGALALPTGGMLVPYATFFAPPGSGGGNSGTIAKDANGNDVVVTEWLKTHSPGTRTLTQGLKGDPTYLVVENDGTLATYGINAVCTHLGCVVPWNTAENKFICPCHGSQYNNQGKVVRGPAPLSLALAHADIDDGKVVFVPWVETDFRTGDAPWWA; encoded by the exons ATGGCTTCTTCCACTCTTTCTCATGTAACTCCTTCTCAG CTATGCTCAAGCAAAAGTGGTGTTTCATCGGTTTCACAAGCGTTGCTTGTGAAGCCGATGAAGATTAATGGTCATGGAATGGGAAAGGATAAGAGGATGAAAGTGAAATGTATGGCAGCTAGCATTCCAGCAGATGATAGAGTGCCTGATATGGAAAAAAGGAATCTCATGAATTTGCTTTTATTGGGTGCACTTGCACTACCAACTGGTGGAATGCTTGTACCTTATGCTACTTTCTTTGCACCTCCTGG ATCAGGAGGTGGTAATAGTGGTACCATTGCCAAAGATGCTAATGGCAATGATGTTGTTGTAACTGAATGGCTCAAAACTCATTCACCTGGAACTCGAACCCTCACACAAGGACTAAAG GGAGATCCTACTTACCTTGTTGTGGAGAACGATGGAACACTCGCGACCTATGGTATCAATGCTGTGTGCACTCACCTTGGTTGTGTCGTGCCGTGGAATACTGCTGAGAACAAGTTCATTTGCCCTTGCCATGGATCTCAGTACAACAATCAAGGAAAAGTTGTTAGAGGACCTGCTCCTTTG TCCTTGGCATTGGCTCATGCAGACATTGATGATGGGAAGGTGGTGTTTGTTCCATGGGTTGAAACAGACTTCAGAACTGGTGATGCTCCATGGTGGGCTTAG
- the LOC125863337 gene encoding transcription factor MYB114-like produces the protein MARTRCYDKKSGLKKGTWTLEEDKKLAAYVTKYGCWNWRQLPKFAGLSRCGKSCRLRWLNYLRPNIKRGNYSREEDQIIMKLHAEIGNKWSAIAIHLPGRSDNEIKNHWHTSLKKRSKHELTCNGKKREANNVNKKSDEDQNITPNESCSEVSSCVTTDQNMENIMDGECEIIQEELFEESIGNFWTEPFLIDSFTSTTSSSEFCVPSEVEYGLFVSPFSPIMCYDEFLCS, from the exons atgGCAAGAACACGTTGTTATGACAAAAAAAGTGGATTAAAAAAGGGTACTTGGACACttgaagaagataaaaaattagCAGCTTATGTTACTAAATATGGCTGTTGGAATTGGCGTCAACTTCCAAAGTTTGctg GATTATCAAGGTGTGGAAAGAGCTGCAGATTAAGATGGCTTAATTATCTCCGGCCAAATATTAAAAGAGGAAACTACTCTAGAGAAGAAGACCAGATCATCATGAAGCTTCATGCAGAAATTGGGAATAA ATGGTCAGCGATTGCTATTCACTTACCAGGAAGATCTGACaatgaaattaaaaatcattGGCACACATCTCTCAAGAAAAGATCAAAACATGAATTAACATGCAATGGAAAAAAGAGAGAGGCCAATAATGTCAATAAAAAAAGTGATGAAGACCAAAATATTACACCAAATGAATCATGTAGTGAAGTTTCTTCTTGTGTTACAACTGACCAAAATATGGAAAATATTATGGATGGAGAATGTGAGATAATTCAAGAAGAATTATTTGAAGAATCCATTGGAAATTTTTGGACAGAACCATTTTTAATAGATAGTTTTACAAGTACCACTAGTAGTAGTGAATTTTGTGTGCCTTCAGAAGTTGAGTATGGACTATTTGTATCTCCATTTTCTCCTATTATgtgttatgatgaatttctatgctcataa